In Synergistaceae bacterium, a single genomic region encodes these proteins:
- the uppS gene encoding di-trans,poly-cis-decaprenylcistransferase, with product MDGNGRWAKKRRLPRLLGHRAGVKALERTVDAAGAIGIKFISFYAFSTENWKRPEKEIMGLMSIFKFALTRKIEEFHGRNGRLRFAGFREGLPGEITELMAWAEEKTKDNTGLTMIPCFNYGGRQEILHAVEKMIRSEVRPPLTEEVFRNFLYLPDVPDPDLVIRTSGETRISNFWLWQSSYSELYFTDVLWPDFDGEELGKALEFYRNKERRYGALR from the coding sequence ATGGATGGAAACGGGAGGTGGGCGAAAAAGAGGCGTCTGCCCCGCCTCCTGGGGCACAGGGCCGGAGTCAAGGCGCTCGAGAGGACCGTGGACGCCGCCGGTGCCATCGGGATAAAGTTCATCTCGTTCTACGCTTTTTCAACGGAGAACTGGAAGAGGCCCGAAAAGGAGATCATGGGGCTCATGAGCATCTTCAAGTTCGCCCTGACCCGGAAGATCGAGGAGTTTCACGGCAGAAACGGCAGGCTCCGGTTCGCCGGCTTCAGAGAGGGACTCCCCGGGGAGATAACGGAGCTTATGGCATGGGCGGAGGAGAAGACGAAGGACAACACCGGGCTGACAATGATACCCTGTTTCAACTACGGAGGAAGGCAGGAGATCCTCCATGCAGTTGAAAAAATGATCCGGTCCGAGGTGCGACCACCCCTGACGGAGGAGGTTTTTCGTAACTTTCTATACCTTCCGGACGTCCCTGACCCTGATCTGGTGATCCGCACCAGTGGAGAGACGAGGATAAGCAACTTCTGGCTCTGGCAGAGCTCCTACAGCGAGCTCTATTTCACCGACGTGCTCTGGCCCGACTTCGACGGCGAAGAACTGGGGAAGGCGTTGGAATTCTATAGGAACAAAGAGAGACGATATGGCGCTCTCAGATGA
- a CDS encoding uracil-DNA glycosylase — protein sequence MSNLSGGISRQSAWEELEGRVRSCTACDLCRGRKNTVFGQGNRSSSLVFVGEGPGADEDEQGTAFVGRAGKLLTAILQAADIEREDVFITNIVKCRPPNNRIPLAKEMMACNPFLEAQLALLRPKIVVCLGNTALKWLMKTSEGISSLRGRWFPWRGILLFPMFHPSYLLRNDSRKKGSPKELTWQDIIAVKEKLDALTAEEGVF from the coding sequence ATGAGCAACCTATCGGGTGGCATCAGCCGGCAGAGTGCGTGGGAGGAACTCGAAGGACGAGTGAGGTCCTGTACCGCCTGCGATCTGTGTCGAGGCAGGAAGAACACGGTCTTCGGACAGGGAAATCGCTCGTCCTCCCTCGTATTCGTGGGCGAAGGCCCCGGAGCGGACGAGGACGAACAGGGAACGGCCTTCGTCGGTCGGGCCGGGAAACTGCTCACCGCCATCCTTCAGGCGGCGGATATAGAGAGAGAGGACGTCTTCATAACCAACATAGTGAAATGCAGGCCTCCAAACAACAGGATCCCGTTGGCCAAGGAGATGATGGCCTGCAACCCCTTCCTGGAGGCGCAGCTTGCCCTTTTGAGGCCTAAGATCGTAGTTTGCCTCGGGAACACTGCACTTAAATGGCTGATGAAGACGTCCGAGGGCATCTCCTCCCTCAGGGGCCGCTGGTTTCCATGGCGGGGAATACTCCTGTTTCCGATGTTTCACCCGAGCTATCTTCTGCGAAACGACTCCAGGAAGAAGGGCAGTCCGAAGGAGCTGACTTGGCAGGATATAATCGCCGTGAAGGAAAAGCTTGATGCCTTGACGGCGGAAGAGGGGGTGTTCTAG
- the murA gene encoding UDP-N-acetylglucosamine 1-carboxyvinyltransferase — protein sequence MNVESKMKIIGGNPLKGRIFAQGAKNAALPVMAAAILLKGEKLTLNRVPNLLDVVTMADLLRSLGASVVFNDQVMEISTPTEISWETPPDLVRKMRASSLVLGPLLARCGRAVMPLPGGCSIGSRPIDLHLKGLTRMGATIELVHGAVHARANGLKGCRIYLDFPSVGATENLMMAAVFAKGETVLENTAREPEIFNLVEALRSMGAVIEADGTGVVRVHGVDSLSSAGVTIIPDRIEASTYILAGAATNGEVTVSNIIPNHIDSLLAKLEEAGASLTINDTEVTIHPSQRLKAVSLKTLPYPGFPTDLQPQVMVALCLAEGTSIVQESVFQSRFLHVSELNKMGAKIDIQSNSAIINGVEALAGADVVATDLRAGAALIIAGLSAHDATCVRNLGHVFRGYEKIEEKLKAIGADITILPSTEELKGGSVTASP from the coding sequence ATGAACGTGGAATCTAAAATGAAAATTATCGGCGGCAACCCGCTGAAAGGCAGGATCTTCGCACAGGGAGCGAAAAACGCGGCTCTTCCCGTCATGGCGGCCGCAATACTGCTCAAGGGGGAAAAACTTACGCTGAACAGGGTCCCCAACCTTCTGGACGTGGTAACAATGGCGGATCTCCTCCGAAGCCTGGGCGCGTCGGTGGTCTTCAACGACCAGGTGATGGAGATCTCAACTCCCACGGAGATCTCGTGGGAGACACCTCCGGACCTGGTGAGGAAGATGCGCGCTTCCTCGCTTGTCCTCGGGCCGCTGCTCGCTCGATGCGGCAGGGCCGTGATGCCACTCCCCGGGGGCTGCTCGATAGGGAGCCGTCCGATCGATCTGCACCTGAAGGGACTGACTAGGATGGGCGCCACTATCGAGCTCGTGCACGGGGCCGTGCACGCCCGGGCAAACGGCCTGAAGGGTTGCCGGATCTACCTCGACTTCCCCTCGGTGGGCGCCACGGAGAACCTGATGATGGCGGCAGTGTTCGCCAAGGGGGAGACAGTGTTGGAGAACACGGCCCGCGAGCCCGAGATATTCAACCTGGTGGAGGCTCTTCGCTCCATGGGCGCGGTGATCGAGGCGGACGGCACCGGCGTAGTCAGGGTCCATGGCGTCGATTCCCTGAGCAGCGCCGGAGTGACGATCATCCCCGACAGGATAGAGGCATCCACGTACATACTTGCGGGGGCGGCCACGAACGGAGAGGTCACTGTGTCGAACATAATTCCCAACCATATAGACTCCCTCCTGGCGAAGCTGGAGGAGGCGGGCGCCTCCCTCACGATCAATGATACCGAGGTAACGATTCACCCCTCGCAGAGGCTCAAGGCGGTATCCCTGAAGACCCTGCCCTATCCCGGGTTCCCCACCGACCTGCAGCCGCAGGTCATGGTGGCTCTCTGCCTAGCGGAGGGGACGAGCATAGTCCAGGAGAGCGTCTTCCAATCCCGCTTCCTTCATGTCAGCGAGCTGAACAAGATGGGAGCGAAGATCGACATCCAGAGCAACTCGGCGATCATCAACGGGGTGGAGGCCCTGGCCGGCGCCGACGTGGTCGCGACCGACCTGCGCGCAGGAGCGGCGCTGATCATCGCAGGTCTGTCCGCGCACGACGCGACCTGCGTTCGAAACCTGGGTCACGTCTTCAGAGGGTACGAGAAGATCGAGGAGAAGCTCAAGGCCATCGGCGCAGACATCACGATTCTACCCTCCACCGAGGAGCTCAAGGGCGGTTCCGTGACTGCATCACCATGA